A region of the Stieleria neptunia genome:
CACCTCCATGTCACCCAAACGCTACCCGTCGGTTCTCACCAGCTGTTTTTGTCTTGCATGCTTCTGGTTAAACGCTGCGGCGAACGACGCGGTAAACGACGCGGCCGATTGGACTCAGTGGCGTGGCCCGAATCAAAACGGCATCGCACAGGCATCGGGGCTGGTCGACGATGTCACTTGGTCCGGCGGAGCGGGAAGCAACATTCGATGGAAGAACCCGCAAGCCGGCGGGATTTCCACCCCCGTGATCTTCAACGAACGACTCTACACCATCGTTCGTCACCAACCGGGTACTCCCCAAGACGCCGAAAAAGTGATCTGCCTGGACGCGAACACGGGACAGCAACTGTGGGAGAATGTCTACAACGTGTTCCTGTCTGATGTTCCCGCCGAGCGGATCGGCTGGTCCAACGTGGCTTGCGATCCCGCCACGGGCAACGTGTATGCGCTTGGTGCCTGTTGCCTGCTACAAAGCATGGATGGACAAACCGGCCAGACGTTTTGGTCCCGGTCGCTGAGCGAAGAATTTGGAATGCTCAGCACCTATGGTGGTCGGACCAACACGCCGGTGGTGTTTGAGGATCTGGTGATCATCAGCGGCGTCACGACGGGCTGGGACGAAACCGCCAGACCCGCGCACCGTTTCCTTGCCTTTGACAAAGCGACGGGCGCGCTCGCTTGGGTCGCCAGCACCCGCCCGCTGCCCGAAGACACCACCTACAGCACGCCCGTTTTTACGATCATCAACGGACAAGACGTGATGATTGCCGGCGCGGGCGACGGCTTCCTTTATGGCATGCAGCCGCGAACCGGCAACATCCTCTGGAGTGCACCGATTTCACGACGCGGCATCAACACTTCGGCCGTCGTGGATGCCAACGGTCAAGTCTACACCGCGCACGGTGAAGAAAACCCGACCGGCACCGCGATGGGGGCCGTGGTCCGGATCGACGCCACCCGCGCGGGGCTGGCTGCGGCGTCCGCCGAAGTCTGGCGAACGCCGGAACTGACCGTCGGCAAAAGCTCGCCCTTGTTGGTCGACGGTCGGCTCTACGTGGTCGAAGATTCCTCGCACCTGCACGTGCTCGATGCGGAAACCGGCAATGAGATCGGCGCCGGGCTGAAACTCGGCACTTCGATGCGCGGCAGCCTGATCTACGCCGACGGAAAGATCTATGCCTGCACCGCAACCGGCTACTTCCATCTCCTCAAGCCGACCGAAGACGGGATCGAATCCGTCTACAAGTCACGCTTGCCGCGCGGTCATGAAGTCGGCGGTTCCTTGGCGGTCTCCAAGGGACGCCTCTACCTGCCCACCACCGAAGGCCTGTACTGCTTGGCCGGCGAGGGGGCCGGCGACATCGTGTCCGATCGGAACGCGATCGCGACGGCGGTTGACGCCCATCCTGGCGCGGTCACCACCGACGCCACGATCAGCCACTTGCAATTGATCCCTGCCGAAGCCATCGCCGTTCCGGGTGTGGCGCTGCCCTTGCGGTTGGTCGCTTACAACGCGATCGGCCAACGTGTGGAAACTCCGGCAAACGCGACGTTCGAAGTGTCCGGCGACGGCCGAGTCGATGCCGACCACAACTTTGTTGCATCCACCGACGTCGTTGGCCACACCGCCGCCATCGTGACCGCACGATTCGGCGACCACGTCGCGACATCCCGATTCCGTGTCGTCCCACCGTTGCCGTGGCAATTCGAATTCAGCGACAACGGCGTTCCGGTGACTTGGATCGGTGCCCGCTATCGCCATGAACCCCGCAAGGTCGACGGAGACCCGGTGTTGGTCAA
Encoded here:
- a CDS encoding PQQ-like beta-propeller repeat protein, giving the protein MSPKRYPSVLTSCFCLACFWLNAAANDAVNDAADWTQWRGPNQNGIAQASGLVDDVTWSGGAGSNIRWKNPQAGGISTPVIFNERLYTIVRHQPGTPQDAEKVICLDANTGQQLWENVYNVFLSDVPAERIGWSNVACDPATGNVYALGACCLLQSMDGQTGQTFWSRSLSEEFGMLSTYGGRTNTPVVFEDLVIISGVTTGWDETARPAHRFLAFDKATGALAWVASTRPLPEDTTYSTPVFTIINGQDVMIAGAGDGFLYGMQPRTGNILWSAPISRRGINTSAVVDANGQVYTAHGEENPTGTAMGAVVRIDATRAGLAAASAEVWRTPELTVGKSSPLLVDGRLYVVEDSSHLHVLDAETGNEIGAGLKLGTSMRGSLIYADGKIYACTATGYFHLLKPTEDGIESVYKSRLPRGHEVGGSLAVSKGRLYLPTTEGLYCLAGEGAGDIVSDRNAIATAVDAHPGAVTTDATISHLQLIPAEAIAVPGVALPLRLVAYNAIGQRVETPANATFEVSGDGRVDADHNFVASTDVVGHTAAIVTARFGDHVATSRFRVVPPLPWQFEFSDNGVPVTWIGARYRHEPRKVDGDPVLVKITTIAKGTRSQSWMGSPDMRDYTVTADVKAGAASKLPDIGLIAQRYTLDLMGTNQQLQIRTWPAQNRMARSVSFAWRADTWYSIKFQATSEKGQPVLRGKVWPRGTLEPREWTLTATDPAPNLQGSPGLFGNATNAEIFIDNVGVAANRPAESERVDR